A DNA window from Castanea sativa cultivar Marrone di Chiusa Pesio chromosome 7, ASM4071231v1 contains the following coding sequences:
- the LOC142644239 gene encoding uncharacterized protein LOC142644239: MGALLTQYLEESRKENAIYYISKKILPYEEKMDPLKYLMENPLQDRKTAKWVLLLSEFDIEVEAWKMYFDGATNQNGSGIGVLLISPKGTHIPFSALGLGVKELEVYGDSALIMPQIQNNWKIKEESLMPYHECLQSWASKFSKIQYQYVPRMQNQIADALAIMASMMDGPKEDKTKLIEVEQKEESAYCMTIQEDEGKNGEGEWYSNILQYLKDGTYPPSANKNDQLTIRRMSTNYIIYRERLYRRSYDEIHLFFVTVKEAQHIIKEVHESSYGPHMNAHMLLRKIMRQGYYWTTMEANYATHVRKCHQCQVHGDLKHMPPMP, translated from the exons ATGGGGGCTTTGCTTACTCAATACCTAGAAGAGTCTCGGAAGGAGAATGCAATCTACTACATCAGCAAGAAAATATTGCCTTATGAAGAAAA AATGGATCCTTTGAAGTACTTAATGGAAAATCCTCTGCAGGATAGGAAGACAGCTAAATGGGTCTTGCTTTTATCAGAATTTGATATTGAGGTGGAAgcatggaagatgtattttgatggagcaACTAACCAAAATGGAAGTGGCATTGGAGTTCTCCTAATTTCTCCAAAAGGGACGCATATTCCATTTTCTG CCCTAGGTCTTGGAGTAAAAGAGTTAGAAGTATATGGAGATTCAGCTTTAATAATGCCTCAGATTCAAAATAATTGGAAGATCAAGGAAGAGAGCCTAatgccttatcatgaatgtcttcaAAGTTGGGCCTCAAAATTCAGTAAGATCCAATACCAATATGTGCCAAGGATGCAGAATCAGATTGCAGATGCTTTAGCAATAATGGCATCCATGATGGATGGACCTAAGGAAGACAAAACAAAACTGATAGAGGTGGAACAAAAAGAGGAATCAGCTTATTGCATGACAATACAAGAAGATGAAGGAAAGAATGGGGAAGGTGAATGGTATTCAAACATCCTACAATACCTTAAGGATGGGACATACCCACCATCTGCAAATAAGAATGACCAATTGACCATCAGAAGGATGTCCACTAATTACATCATCTATAGGGAAAGACTATACAGAAGATCATATGATGAAATTCATCTCTTTTTTGTGACCGTTAAAGAAGCACAACATATAATTAAAGAGGTTCATGAGTCAAGTTATGGGCCACATATGAATGCACACATGCTGTTAAGGAAGATAATGAGACAAGGTTATTACTGGACCACTATGGAAGCTAACTATGCAACTCATGTTCGAAAATGCCATCAATGCCAAGTTCATGGAGATCTGAAGCACATGCCGCCTATGCCATGA